A single region of the Silene latifolia isolate original U9 population chromosome 8, ASM4854445v1, whole genome shotgun sequence genome encodes:
- the LOC141595586 gene encoding uncharacterized protein LOC141595586: MTKDGDASKSDKKTSISPYFLGPGDKLGDKVVQVMLNGDNYDEWSVKLRGALRARKKTGFIDGTIKKPSDTSEDCEDWYMVNAMIVNWIFNVIEPGLGSTITYVDDARILWEDIEQRFSESNGPKLHRVKGSIKSCRQNEKEPVSEYYGRLKKLWDELDKYDRNPTCECRGCK, translated from the coding sequence ATGACGAAAGACGGAGACGCGTCCAAATCAGACAAGAAAACCTCCATTAGTCCTTACTTCCTAGGGCCAGGCGATAAACTTGGTGATAAAGTCGTACAAGTCATGTTGAATGGTGATAATTACGACGAGTGGTCTGTGAAGTTGCGTGGTGCCCTACGTGCCAGGAAGAAGACGGGATTCATTGATGGTACTATCAAGAAGCCCAGTGATACGTCGGAGGATTGTGAAGATTGGTACATGGTAAACGCGATGATAGTCAATTGGATTTTCAATGTTATCGAACCCGGGTTGGGTTCAACGATAACGTATGTCGATGATGCAAGAATTTTGTGGGAAGATATTGAGCAACGGTTCAGTGAGAGTAATGGACCGAAGCTTCACCGTGTCAAAGGCTCCATCAAGTCGTGTAGGCAGAATGAGAAGGAGCCCGTGTCCGAGTACTATGGTCGCTTGAAAAAATTGTGGGATGAACTCGATAAATACGATCGAAATCCCACGTGTGAATGTCGTGGTTGCAAGTGA